From one Ignavibacteria bacterium genomic stretch:
- the hflX gene encoding GTPase HflX, which yields MTAILHDIGNAPRERAIIIAVVRKGADPDVVSEHLDELELLLDTAGADVALRMYQERDRPDGATCIGKGKLEELRGLIDDENVQMVVFDDELSPVQVRNLEKELNVKILDRTGVILDIFASHARSLESRTQVELAQLEYLMPRLTRMWTHLSKQYGGVGTKGPGETQIETDRRMFRTRIQRLKEKLAQINVQRSVQRKGRENITRCALVGYTNAGKSSLMRALTNADVLVEDRLFATLDTTVRSLDLPSGKRVLLSDTVGFIRKLPPQLVASFRTTLAEAIESDIIIHVVDAAAGHSADHIMVVNETLKNIGITHHPTILVFNKIDCITDPYALMDLQASYPDAVFTSALTGFNLDALTDAIQRVADTLSVTRTVCIPYSDAAYIAKLYRDSEVLLRTDDENGTTLQVKLTPEMLATFNQRYSQYLCDPVICTTQPTP from the coding sequence ATGACTGCAATTCTTCACGATATTGGAAATGCTCCCCGCGAACGTGCCATCATTATTGCCGTGGTACGGAAAGGGGCTGATCCCGACGTGGTTTCGGAGCATCTTGACGAGCTTGAACTACTGCTCGACACGGCGGGTGCCGATGTTGCACTACGGATGTATCAGGAACGCGACAGGCCTGACGGTGCAACATGCATCGGAAAGGGTAAGCTGGAAGAACTGCGAGGTCTGATTGACGATGAAAACGTGCAGATGGTTGTGTTCGACGACGAGCTGTCACCCGTACAGGTACGGAATCTGGAGAAGGAGCTGAATGTTAAAATCCTCGACCGTACCGGGGTGATCTTGGACATCTTTGCTTCGCACGCCAGAAGCCTTGAAAGCAGAACACAGGTAGAGCTGGCCCAGCTCGAATACCTGATGCCACGCCTTACACGGATGTGGACGCACCTGTCCAAACAGTACGGTGGCGTTGGCACCAAGGGTCCGGGTGAAACCCAGATTGAAACCGACAGGCGCATGTTTCGGACCAGGATACAACGCCTGAAGGAAAAGCTGGCACAGATCAACGTCCAACGGTCCGTCCAGCGTAAGGGGCGTGAAAACATCACTCGGTGTGCACTGGTGGGTTATACCAATGCCGGGAAAAGCTCGCTGATGCGTGCGTTAACCAATGCTGATGTGCTGGTAGAAGACAGATTGTTTGCAACGCTCGACACCACGGTGCGGTCCCTTGACCTCCCGTCAGGTAAAAGAGTCCTGCTATCGGATACTGTTGGCTTTATCCGGAAGCTGCCCCCGCAGTTGGTAGCTTCGTTCAGGACCACCCTGGCAGAAGCGATTGAATCTGACATCATCATCCATGTGGTGGACGCTGCTGCGGGCCATTCTGCTGACCATATCATGGTAGTAAACGAAACGTTAAAAAATATTGGCATCACTCATCATCCCACGATTTTGGTATTCAATAAAATTGACTGCATAACTGATCCGTATGCGCTCATGGACCTGCAGGCTTCATACCCCGATGCCGTCTTTACGTCGGCACTAACGGGATTTAACCTGGATGCACTTACTGATGCGATTCAGCGCGTTGCAGACACACTCAGCGTTACCCGCACCGTCTGCATCCCATATTCCGATGCTGCCTATATTGCAAAGTTGTACCGCGATTCAGAGGTTTTATTGCGTACCGACGATGAGAACGGAACAACTCTCCAGGTAAAACTTACTCCGGAGATGCTTGCAACGTTTAATCAGCGATATTCGCAGTATCTGTGTGATCCCGTAATTTGTACTACTCAACCAACTCCCTGA